From one Octopus sinensis unplaced genomic scaffold, ASM634580v1 Contig12060, whole genome shotgun sequence genomic stretch:
- the LOC115229166 gene encoding palmitoyltransferase ZDHHC3-A-like, with protein MSKSNFWFVKDLGGILCCIFTWILILFALFTFLIVVRPLFFINSPEIKSKIFYTSLYLFLTLFAIFSHTKTMLSDPNESNQDTFLSSGRKYLVCSICSSLKPARAHHCSVCKRCIRKMDHHCPWVNNCVGEANIKYFLLFLFYIASMSIYSVFAASIGLLNLTKIETSGIPY; from the exons ATGTCAAAATCAAATTTTTGGTTTGTTAAGGATCTTGGGGGCATTTTGTGCTGCATTTTTACAtggattttgattttatttgcatTATTCACGTTTTTAATCGTCGTCCGACCactttttttcataaattctccTGAGATTAAATCTAAAATTTTCTATACAAGTTTGTACTTGTTTTTGACGTTATTTGCCATTTTTTCTCACACAAAAACTATGCTTTCGGACCCA AACGAGTCCAATCAAGACACGTTTTTGTCGTCTGGTAGGAAATATCttgtttgcagtatttgttcttctCTTAAACCTGCCCGGGCACATCATTGTAGTGTATGCAAACGCTGTATACGAAAAATGGACCATCATTGCCCTTGGGTTAATAATTGTGTCGGAGAAGCGAATATaaagtattttcttctttttctg tttTATATTGCATCAATGTCAATTTATTCTGTATTCGCCGCTTCTATTGGGCTCttaaatttaacaaaaattgAAACATCTGGTATaccatattaa